The following nucleotide sequence is from Catonella massiliensis.
TTTGCAACTGTTCTTTATCTTGCACTTAGGCCTGTCCTTAAAAAGGAAGGATTCTTACACTAAAATTGGCATTTACCAAATAAATGTATGCCCCCAATCTCATCATTTAATAAAAGAGCTGTGTGCGTTCGCACACAGCTCTTGGTATAGGAGGATTTGTAGGTATCTATGGTAAAAATAGGTTGTCTTTTTCCATACTTTTAAGTATTATGCTGTATTCCCTTTCATCTAAGTCATAAAGCTTTGCTACCCTATGGTCTAATTCATTATAAAGCTTAATCGTCCTAAAGGCATCGGCTTTGACACCCAGTCCAAGTATCTTGTCTACAACTTCAATTATCTTTTCCTGCTCGGAAACACCCACTACAGGGATAGGAATCCTCTCAATATGTGACCTGAGAACCTTCACCGAGTCAAACATCTTCCTAAAGTAAAACTGAGCTATCCTCGAGTTTAATATACCCATCACGTACTTAATAAAAAGCCCCGGAATCTGTGGTATAAGCACATTACAGCTATTTAGTGTGAGAGTGTTTTTATTATCATAAGCCATAACTATCTGGTTGCAGATGAATCTGTATATAAGCTTTTCCCTGACTCTATAGTGCTCTGTTGGCGCCACCTGTTGATAAAGTTCAGGCTTAAACTCTATATATCTGCCTGAGTTTTTGGACTTGAACTTAAATACATTGCTTCCGCTAAGTATCTGCTCATTTTTATCTGTCTTCTCATCAGTTATAAATCTCTTGTTATCTCCGGTAATTATACCGAGTGCAAAGGTGGACTGCCCGGCTAGTGTGGTATGTCCGGGAGTATCTTTTATCTTTCCTATTATAAGATATTCCTCGTCAGTTGTATTGAAAGTGCAGTAGTCAGCATTAAATTCCCTATCGATATCGATGGTATACTCTCTTTTTTCTTCCTTAACCCTCATTCCTATTGCTGAAAACGGAGAATCAGTATATTTCATCTGCAATATCACGCTCGGACAGTGTACATTGTCAAAAGTTTTGCTTAAGAATTCAATATAATCAAACGAGCATCTTTCCAGTATTAATTTCCTGATAGGAGTATGCGATTTAACATTTAGTATCGCCTGTGGAAGGATGAATGAAAGGATGCCGTTTGTCTTAAGATTCCTTAGTGCCTGTTCAATAAATATGTCGTAGGACTCTATAGATAGAGTAGTCGCACATTCAAACTTGTCACGAAGCTTTAACTTCTCCTCGTGTGAATAACGATAACCCCAAGGCGGATTGCCTATGATGTAGTCAAACTTTTTATTTCTTGGGAAGTACAGATAATCAGCCTCGGTAATGTGGCTGTAAATAAGCTTAGCATCACTTATCTTGTACCTTAGGGCATAGTTTATGCGGGCAAGTTTTACGCTCACGCTGTCTATATCGTTGGCGTAGACATTATTGTAGTCAAAGCAGCCAGGAATCTGTAATATAAAGTTACCTGTTCCACAACAAGGATCCATTATCTTTTTTTGCTCCATTTTGCCAGTTAGC
It contains:
- a CDS encoding TaqI-like C-terminal specificity domain-containing protein; translated protein: MKMNSDKNMLSLADVCRELSISEATAKNWVKLGKLIPAESGTTYFSIEYVQSLKFDIANGDNSALKSRRNKSFVSGISLYDSYIPGDSKNLLPVQSILNVVNDNKIEVTNDILLSLLADCALKLMVSRFSIKADSNILRAFLKKKLSISPYAFLVDDLIGGVEGVDDIADEYPELFGTDYVYEDAVDVIGLLYISLKSSRDRKFQGCYYTPSKVAKRLCDNLKLTGKMEQKKIMDPCCGTGNFILQIPGCFDYNNVYANDIDSVSVKLARINYALRYKISDAKLIYSHITEADYLYFPRNKKFDYIIGNPPWGYRYSHEEKLKLRDKFECATTLSIESYDIFIEQALRNLKTNGILSFILPQAILNVKSHTPIRKLILERCSFDYIEFLSKTFDNVHCPSVILQMKYTDSPFSAIGMRVKEEKREYTIDIDREFNADYCTFNTTDEEYLIIGKIKDTPGHTTLAGQSTFALGIITGDNKRFITDEKTDKNEQILSGSNVFKFKSKNSGRYIEFKPELYQQVAPTEHYRVREKLIYRFICNQIVMAYDNKNTLTLNSCNVLIPQIPGLFIKYVMGILNSRIAQFYFRKMFDSVKVLRSHIERIPIPVVGVSEQEKIIEVVDKILGLGVKADAFRTIKLYNELDHRVAKLYDLDEREYSIILKSMEKDNLFLP